One window of the Macaca thibetana thibetana isolate TM-01 chromosome 1, ASM2454274v1, whole genome shotgun sequence genome contains the following:
- the TSHB gene encoding thyrotropin subunit beta, with the protein MTAVFLMSVLFGLACGQAMSFCIPTEYTMHIERRECAYCLTINTTICAGYCMTRDINGKLFLPKYALSQDVCTYRDFIYRTVEIPGCPLHVAPYFSYPVALSCKCGKCNTDYSDCIHEAIKTNYCTKPQKSYLVGFSV; encoded by the exons ATGACGGCTGTCTTTCTGATGTCCGTGCTTTTTGGCCTTGCATGTGGACAAGCGATGTCTTTTTGTATTCCAACTGAGTATACAATGCACATCGAAAGGAGAGAGTGTGCTTATTGCCTAACCATCAACACCACCATCTGTGCTGGATATTGTATGACACGG GATATCAATGGCAAACTGTTTCTTCCCAAATATGCTCTGTCCCAGGATGTTTGCACATATAGAGACTTCATCTACAGGACTGTAGAAATACCAGGATGCCCACTCCATGTTGCTCCCTATTTTTCCTATCCTGTTGCTTTAAGCTGTAAGTGTGGCAAGTGCAATACTGACTATAGCGACTGTATACATGAGGCCATCAAGACAAACTACTGTACCAAACCTCAGAAGTCTTATCTGGTAGGATTTTCTGTCTAA